In Ctenopharyngodon idella isolate HZGC_01 chromosome 2, HZGC01, whole genome shotgun sequence, the following are encoded in one genomic region:
- the sppl2 gene encoding signal peptide peptidase-like 2, whose product MRFLSSLLWAALLFKQVLGEYGMAHFSEWGNTKGKDYCIFFNSQWARLPQDLSKAARLQTYDLTTSVLCSPSDVPEGGFPNSIPMVMRGNCTFYEKVRLAQMNGAKGLLIVSKDRLTPPSGNKSQYEEIGIPVALLSYKDMLDISKTFGEKRQVAMYAPNEPVVDYNMVLIFLMAVGTVAVGGYWAGSRDIKKRYMKHKRDDGAEKQDEETVDVTPIMICVFVVMCCSMLVLLYYFYDQLVYMTIATFCLASAVGLYSCLWPFVRRIPLGKCRIPENNLPYCHKRPQVRMLILSAFCIGVSVTWGVFRNEDQWAWILQDALGIAFCLYMLKTIRLPTFKACTMLLVVLFVYDVFFVFITPLLTESGESIMVEVAAGPSDSSTHEKLPMVLKVPRLNSSPLVLCDRPFSLLGFGDILVPGLLVAYCHRFDILMQTSRIYFLACTVGYGIGLLITFVALALMQMGQPALLYLVPCTLLASLAVALWRKELPLFWTGSGFVPPPIVMEQINCTQTPGPSTDEPQSNPEPPDSETTNQSKEEPPPPAQVEVPHLTDASTS is encoded by the exons ATGAGATTTTTGTCAAGTCTCCTTTGGGCAGCTCTTTTGTTCAAACAG GTTTTAGGTGAATATGGCATGGCACATTTCAGCGAATGGGGGAACACTAAAGGCAAAGATTACTGCATATTCTTCAACTCTCAGTGGGCTCGATTACCTCAGGACCTCAGTAAAGCA GCACGGCTGCAGACGTACGATCTCACCACCTCTGTACTGTGCTCCCCCTCTGATGTACCTGAGGGTGGCTTCCCAAACAGCATCCCAATGGTGATGAGAGGAAATTGCACTTTCTATGAAAAGGTCCGATTGGCCCAGATGAATGGTGCCAAGGGACTACTGATCGTCAGCAAAGATAGACTG ACTCCACCCTCAGGCAACAAGTCCCAGTATGAGGAGATAGGCATCCCGGTGGCCTTGCTAAGCTATAAAGACATGCTGGACATCAGTAAG ACGTTTGGGGAGAAACGGCAGGTGGCCATGTATGCGCCCAATGAACCGGTGGTGGACTACAACATGGTGCTTATCTTTCTAATGGCAGTGGGCACAGTGGCTGTCGGAGGATATTGGGCTGGCAGCAGGGACATTAAAAA ACGTTACATGAAGCACAAAAGGGACGACGGTGCTGAGAAGCAAGACGAGGAGACCGTTGACGTCACCCCCATCatgatttgtgtgtttgtggtcaTGTGCTGCTCTATGCTGGTGCTCTTGTATTACTTCTATGATCAATTAG TGTATATGACTATAGCGACGTTCTGTCTGGCATCTGCCGTCGGTCTGTATAGCTGTCTTTGGCCTTTTGTCCGAAGAATACCATTAGGGAAATGCAG GATACCTGAGAATAACCTGCCGTACTGCCACAAGCGGCCGCAGGTGCGCATGCTGATCCTTTCAGCCTTCTGTATAGGAGTCAGCGTCACTTGGGGAGTTTTCCGCAACGAAGACCA GTGGGCGTGGATACTTCAGGATGCGTTAGGCATCGCTTTCTGTCTCTATATGCTAAAAACAATCAGACTTCCTACTTTCAAG GCCTGCACTATGCTGCTGGTCGTGCTGTTCGTGTATGacgtgttttttgtttttataacaccACTCTTAACTGAG AGTGGGGAAAGTATCATGGTTGAGGTGGCGGCTGGTCCCTCTGATTCCTCTACTCATGAAAAG CTTCCCATGGTGCTGAAAGTGCCCAGGTTAAATTCGTCTCCTCTGGTCCTGTGTGACCGGCCCTTCTCTCTCCTGGGCTTTGGGGATATCTTGGTACCAG GTCTGCTTGTAGCATATTGTCACAGATTTGACATTCTCATGCAGACTTCTCGAATATACTTTCTGGCCTGCACTGTTG GCTACGGCATTGGTCTTCTCATCACATTTGTGGCTCTGGCTCTGATGCAGATGGGTCAGCCTGCCCTCTTGTACCTGGTGCCTTGCACGCTCCTCGCCAGCCTTGCGGTGGCACTGTGGCGCAAGGAGCTGCCTTTGTTCTGGACAGGAAGTGGATTTGTG CCTCCTCCAATTGTCATGGAACAAATCAACTGTACTCAAACCCCAGGACCGTCCACAGATGAACCCCAGTCCAATCCGGAGCCGCCAGACTCTGAAACGACCAATCAGAGCAAGGAAGAGCCTCCTCCACCAGCCCAAGTGGAAGTTCCGCATCTTACAGATGCATCTActtcataa
- the dapk3 gene encoding death-associated protein kinase 3: MAGFRQEDVELYYEMGEELGSGQFAIVRKCKEKSSGSDYAAKFIKKRRLSSSRRGVSREEIEREVNILREIQHSNIITLHDIFENKTDVILILELVSGGELFDFLAEKESLTEEEATQFLKQILDGVHYLHSKRIAHFDLKPENIMLLDKNVPNPRIKLIDFGIAHQIKDGNEFKNIFGTPEFVAPEIVNYEPLGLEADMWSIGVITYILLSGASPFLGETKQETLTNISAVNYDFDEEYFSNTSELAKDFIRRLLVKDPKKRMTIEDSLQHPWIKVIKRRNVRPEESERKPERRRLKTTRLKEYTIKSHSSMPPNNTYINFERFSQVMEEITAAEDGLRELEKNQRSCGEDVAALLSIYEEKEGWYKEENESIAADLSQIKQELQKAQALRRQSQEEARAAMLSANALKRKFGRLENRYEVLAEQMVSEVRWVEELVRSISAENDTRSNSMA, from the exons ATGGCTGGCTTCAGGCAGGAGGATGTGGAGCTCTACTATGAAATGGGAGAGGAGTTAGGAAG TGGACAGTTTGCCATTGTGCGTAAATGTAAAGAAAAGAGCTCCGGATCAGATTATGCCGCCAAATTTATCAAGAAGAGACGGCTGTCATCCAGTCGACGGGGCGTGAGCCGAGAGGAGATCGAGCGAGAGGTGAACATCCTTCGAGAGATTCAGCACAGCAACATTATCACCCTCCACGACATCTTTGAGAACAAGACCGACGTGATCCTGATCCTGGAGCTGGTGTCTGGAGGGGAGCTGTTCGACTTCCTGGCTGAGAAGGAGTCGCTGACCGAGGAGGAGGCCACGCAGTTCCTCAAGCAGATCCTGGATGGAGTGCACTACCTCCACTCTAAACGCATAGCACACTTTGACTTGAAG ccagaAAACATAATGCTGCTGGATAAAAATGTGCCGAACCCCAGAATCAAATTGATAGATTTTGGAATTGCGCATCAGATTAAGGATGGAAACGAATTTAAAAACATCTTTGGAACTCCTGAGTTTGTTG cACCAGAAATTGTGAATTATGAGCCCCTTGGCCTGGAGGCAGACATGTG GAGCATTGGAGTTATCACATATATACT CTTGAGTGGCGCTTCTCCATTTCTTGGCGAGACCAAACAAGAAACACTTACCAACATTTCAGCTGTCAACTATGACTTTGATGAGGAGTACTTCAGCAACACAAGTGAGCTCGCCAAGGACTTCATTCGCCGACTGCTGGTCAAGGATCCTAA GAAGAGAATGACAATCGAGGACAGTCTCCAGCACCCCTGGATCAAG GTGATTAAGAGGCGTAACGTTCGACCTGAAGAGAGCGAGCGCAAGCCGGAGCGCAGGCGTCTGAAGACAACCCGTCTGAAGGAGTACACTATCAAATCCCACTCCAGCATGCCTCCTAACAACACATACATCAATTTCGAGCGCTTCTCGCAGGTCATGGAGGAGATAACCGCGGCTGAGGATGGCCTGCGAGAGCTGGAGAAGAACCAGCGCTCCTGCGGGGAGGACGTGGCCGCTCTGCTCTCCATCTATGAGGAGAAGGAAGGCTGGTACAAGGAGGAGAACGAAAGCATCGCAGCAGATCTCAGTCAGATCAAACAGGAGCTGCAGAAAGCACAAGCCCTGCGTAGACAGAGCCAGGAGGAGGCCCGAGCCGCCATGCTGTCGGCCAATGCCCTCAAGCGCAAGTTCGGTCGGTTGGAGAACCGCTATGAAGTGCTCGCTGAGCAGATGGTCTCTGAGGTGCGCTGGGTGGAAGAGCTGGTGCGCTCCATTTCGGCTGAAAACGACACTCGCAGCAACAGTATGGCTTGA